The following proteins are co-located in the Micromonospora viridifaciens genome:
- a CDS encoding WXG100 family type VII secretion target, whose amino-acid sequence MSIKVDYAVLESSNQQMQAISRTIDEKLDTLRSMLTKLEWEGQDRVAYQQHQAQWDAAVRDINRVLNDIGQAVGIARENYVSTEMSNAKVWG is encoded by the coding sequence ATGAGCATCAAGGTTGACTACGCCGTCCTCGAGAGCAGCAACCAGCAGATGCAGGCCATCTCGCGGACCATCGACGAGAAGCTGGACACGCTGCGCTCGATGCTGACCAAGCTCGAGTGGGAGGGTCAGGACCGCGTCGCGTACCAGCAGCACCAGGCCCAGTGGGACGCTGCCGTGCGGGACATCAACCGGGTCCTGAACGACATCGGCCAGGCGGTCGGCATCGCGCGGGAGAACTACGTCTCCACCGAGATGAGCAACGCCAAGGTGTGGGGCTGA
- a CDS encoding helix-turn-helix transcriptional regulator codes for MACMATTAGASGSGRNWTFLTNHGHVLLAIARNPTARLRDVADEVGVTERAAQAIVADLEAGGYLRRTRVGRRNEYTINPRGHFRHPAEADQQVGALLALFTAEPATDPAVDA; via the coding sequence ATGGCCTGCATGGCGACGACAGCGGGCGCGAGCGGGAGCGGCCGGAACTGGACCTTCCTCACCAACCACGGGCACGTGCTGCTGGCCATCGCGCGCAACCCGACCGCCCGGTTGCGGGACGTGGCCGACGAGGTGGGGGTGACCGAGCGGGCTGCCCAGGCGATCGTCGCCGATCTGGAAGCCGGTGGGTACCTGCGCCGCACCCGGGTGGGGCGGCGCAACGAGTACACGATCAACCCGAGGGGGCACTTCCGCCACCCGGCAGAGGCCGATCAGCAGGTCGGTGCCCTGCTCGCCCTCTTCACCGCCGAGCCCGCCACCGACCCCGCCGTCGACGCCTGA
- a CDS encoding S8 family serine peptidase, which yields MRTRKLSRSIGAAIALSMVVGAQLVAPAPARADTVRDLQWHLDALKIPEAHKITKGRGVTVAVFDSAVDPNTPDLRGQVLRGHGVGTGPADGWGRDGDAHGSAMAGVIAARGGGPMRALGIAPEVKILPIAYGGSAPDRAVAEGIRWAVDHDADIINMSFGSPGSSGPEVVAAVRYALDKDVVLVAAAGNTAKGLVNVGTPANTPGVLAVTGVGRDGSFSSGSVRGPEAALAAPMEKIMAPRPTADSGYGLDTGTSDAAAIVSGVAALIRARYPKLDAANVVNRLIRTARDKGPAGRDDQYGFGVIDPMAALTRSVPTVTTNPLLADAPAAPGAGESALPLPERTRDDRPAVSFGVTNKTGAVIQGALCLLVPVAVVVLIIVLRRRSRRRAPAPGAGRPPHPPAPGFPPPGPGAPPAAPYGQPAPHSYPPAGGPYAPPQAGPQAPFAPPGGPYAPVAPPPAGPYAAPAPGQPSGPYGPPGAVPPAPPSPPSGAPPAGPAGHHQ from the coding sequence ATGCGTACGCGGAAGTTGTCGAGGTCGATCGGGGCCGCGATCGCGCTGTCCATGGTGGTCGGGGCACAGCTCGTCGCACCGGCACCGGCGCGGGCCGATACCGTACGGGACCTGCAGTGGCACCTCGACGCGTTGAAGATCCCCGAGGCTCACAAGATCACCAAGGGGCGGGGGGTCACCGTCGCCGTCTTCGACAGCGCGGTCGACCCGAACACTCCTGACCTGCGCGGCCAGGTGCTGCGCGGGCACGGGGTCGGCACCGGCCCGGCCGACGGCTGGGGTCGGGACGGCGACGCACACGGTTCGGCGATGGCGGGCGTCATCGCGGCGCGGGGCGGCGGCCCGATGCGGGCGCTCGGCATCGCGCCGGAGGTGAAGATCCTGCCGATCGCGTACGGCGGGTCGGCCCCCGACAGAGCGGTTGCCGAGGGGATCCGCTGGGCGGTCGACCACGACGCGGACATCATCAACATGTCGTTCGGCAGCCCCGGCAGCTCGGGGCCGGAGGTGGTGGCCGCCGTCCGCTACGCCCTCGACAAGGACGTGGTACTGGTCGCCGCGGCGGGCAACACCGCGAAGGGCCTGGTCAACGTTGGCACGCCGGCGAACACTCCCGGGGTGCTCGCGGTGACCGGGGTGGGCCGGGACGGCTCCTTCTCCTCGGGCAGTGTTCGCGGCCCGGAGGCAGCCCTCGCCGCGCCGATGGAAAAGATCATGGCGCCGCGGCCCACCGCCGACAGCGGCTACGGGCTCGACACCGGCACCAGCGACGCCGCGGCGATCGTGTCCGGGGTGGCCGCCCTGATCCGCGCCCGGTACCCGAAGCTCGACGCGGCCAACGTCGTCAACCGGCTGATCCGCACCGCGCGGGACAAGGGCCCGGCCGGCCGGGACGACCAGTACGGCTTCGGCGTGATCGACCCGATGGCCGCGCTGACCCGGTCGGTGCCGACTGTGACGACCAACCCCCTGCTCGCGGATGCCCCCGCCGCCCCTGGCGCGGGCGAGTCGGCGCTGCCGTTGCCGGAACGGACCCGGGATGACCGGCCGGCGGTCAGCTTCGGGGTGACGAACAAGACGGGTGCCGTGATCCAGGGCGCGCTCTGCCTGCTGGTGCCGGTCGCGGTGGTGGTCCTGATCATCGTCCTCCGTCGCCGCTCACGCCGCCGGGCCCCGGCGCCCGGGGCCGGCCGGCCGCCGCACCCGCCGGCGCCCGGCTTCCCGCCGCCCGGGCCGGGCGCTCCTCCGGCCGCCCCCTACGGGCAGCCGGCACCGCACAGCTATCCGCCGGCCGGGGGCCCGTACGCGCCGCCGCAGGCCGGGCCCCAGGCTCCGTTCGCGCCGCCGGGCGGGCCCTACGCTCCGGTCGCGCCGCCGCCGGCCGGTCCGTACGCCGCACCGGCCCCCGGGCAGCCGTCGGGGCCTTACGGCCCGCCGGGCGCCGTTCCGCCCGCGCCCCCGTCGCCGCCGTCCGGGGCGCCGCCGGCCGGGCCCGCCGGGCACCACCAGTGA
- a CDS encoding WXG100 family type VII secretion target, producing MAFEVSAATLHQAAGDVRSTRSEVDGELKKLWNVVDDLAMAWKGQASTGFQNLMQRWNEDTTKLLTAMDSIADLLDKSGTTHQVNDEEQQQMLDKFHAALNP from the coding sequence ATGGCGTTCGAGGTCAGTGCAGCGACTCTGCACCAAGCCGCGGGTGACGTGCGGTCCACGCGCAGCGAAGTCGACGGTGAGCTCAAGAAGCTGTGGAACGTGGTCGATGATCTGGCGATGGCCTGGAAGGGCCAGGCGTCCACGGGCTTCCAGAACCTGATGCAGCGCTGGAACGAGGACACGACCAAGCTGCTGACGGCGATGGACAGCATCGCCGACCTGCTCGACAAGTCGGGCACGACGCACCAGGTCAACGACGAAGAGCAGCAGCAGATGCTGGACAAGTTCCACGCTGCTCTCAACCCGTGA
- a CDS encoding coiled-coil domain-containing protein produces MTAPLRRWLTPVVAVLAAFAIVAGATPALATPATPKPSGHEEDDDPPLITDVIAAANRGYLQAKAKLEKSKKRQLQLALEVRAAENELDALRPQAGQIAAQSYRTGRIGAMAMLLESDTPDSFVRRAAALDELNLVNAQKLAAVNAAKTRAEQAKIALDAEVREQQKQTNAMARQKAEAEKALALVGGRGFTGGLVSATSPVARIGPGRTSDGDWKPESCSQDDPTTSGCITPRTLHAYKEVRRAGFTRFAGCYRPGGPWEHPKGRACDWSLQKSGFAPWYNNDTRMYGNNLAAFLIRNADRLGIYYVIWNRQIWFPATGWKSYSGPSDHTDHVHMSLL; encoded by the coding sequence ACGCCCGCCACCCCCAAGCCGTCGGGGCACGAGGAGGACGACGACCCTCCGCTCATCACGGACGTCATCGCCGCCGCGAACCGCGGCTACCTGCAGGCCAAGGCGAAGCTGGAGAAGTCGAAGAAGCGCCAGCTCCAACTGGCCCTCGAGGTGCGCGCGGCCGAGAACGAGCTGGACGCGCTGCGCCCACAGGCCGGCCAGATCGCCGCGCAGTCGTACCGCACCGGTCGGATCGGCGCGATGGCCATGCTGCTGGAGAGCGACACGCCCGACTCGTTCGTCCGGCGGGCCGCTGCCCTGGACGAGCTGAACCTGGTCAACGCGCAGAAGCTCGCGGCGGTCAACGCGGCGAAGACCCGCGCGGAGCAGGCCAAGATCGCGCTCGACGCCGAGGTGCGCGAGCAGCAGAAGCAGACCAACGCGATGGCGCGGCAGAAGGCCGAGGCGGAGAAGGCGTTGGCGTTGGTGGGCGGACGGGGTTTCACCGGCGGCCTGGTCTCGGCCACCTCGCCGGTCGCCCGGATAGGCCCCGGTCGCACCTCGGACGGGGACTGGAAACCCGAGTCGTGCAGCCAGGACGACCCGACCACCTCGGGCTGCATCACCCCACGCACCCTGCACGCGTACAAGGAGGTCCGGCGCGCCGGCTTCACCCGCTTCGCCGGCTGTTACCGGCCGGGCGGGCCGTGGGAGCATCCCAAGGGCCGGGCGTGCGACTGGTCGTTGCAGAAGAGCGGCTTCGCGCCCTGGTACAACAACGACACCCGGATGTACGGCAACAACCTCGCCGCCTTCCTCATCCGCAACGCCGACCGGCTGGGCATCTACTACGTGATCTGGAACCGGCAGATCTGGTTCCCGGCGACCGGCTGGAAGTCCTACAGCGGGCCCTCCGACCACACCGACCACGTCCACATGTCGCTGCTCTGA
- a CDS encoding YbaB/EbfC family nucleoid-associated protein, protein MLSTSWGYGGAGGAVESLLRQAQEQQRRLAEFQQQRADLRVTGESPDGLVRVTVDGGMKVGDIEINSRAMRLDSYALAESLQAAIDAAYAAFNERQQELLTEVLGGSDLVRQAREGTLAPEDWFRQFGVDLSDPTRGLRR, encoded by the coding sequence GTGTTGAGCACCTCGTGGGGTTACGGGGGCGCCGGTGGCGCCGTGGAGAGCCTGCTGCGCCAGGCGCAGGAGCAGCAGCGCCGGCTGGCCGAGTTCCAGCAGCAGCGCGCCGACCTGCGGGTGACCGGGGAGAGCCCGGACGGGCTGGTCCGGGTGACGGTGGACGGCGGGATGAAGGTCGGGGACATCGAGATCAACTCCCGCGCCATGCGGCTGGACAGCTACGCCCTGGCGGAGTCGCTCCAGGCGGCCATCGACGCGGCGTACGCGGCCTTCAACGAGCGGCAGCAGGAGCTGCTGACCGAGGTGCTCGGCGGCTCCGACCTGGTCCGCCAGGCCCGGGAGGGCACGCTCGCCCCGGAGGACTGGTTCCGCCAGTTCGGGGTGGACCTGTCCGACCCGACCCGCGGCCTGCGCCGCTGA
- a CDS encoding WXG100 family type VII secretion target has product MPSWEEMCQQIVIDGRPGDVNSAAAGWEVLLKNLTTVKQNLETNVKDLNETWKGPAYEAFKSHVEGLAKRIGGVVDDAQAHGGIAPSLRDAAERLHSAQAAFPIPLSCVNDVLEARNAELTIGVGFFEAKVKPDFMGLVDPITSMMDWFNDKTDDAAKVYNQVSGEYLDIESRVPDSTGRPEMNETDPWEKPKLDDGGGGGGGGGTPDIGGSPDIGGLGDRPSMGGDNKPPSIGSTGLGPGSGGSGIGSGTHPDLSSGAGGYHPGAGTGSLASEYGSGLAGAGSGLDTPSRTGLGGGGGGLPGTTGLGGAGGGPGTGGGLGAGGGMAGAGGGFLGGGALGRPVGTGVPMMGGGMAGGGRGGAGRPGAGGMAGAGGRGAAGGAHGANASQDTWLHEDEDVWGSDSGGSPGILR; this is encoded by the coding sequence ATGCCGAGCTGGGAAGAGATGTGCCAGCAGATCGTCATCGACGGGCGACCGGGTGACGTCAACTCCGCGGCCGCGGGCTGGGAGGTGCTGCTCAAGAACCTCACCACGGTCAAGCAGAACCTCGAGACCAACGTCAAGGACCTGAACGAGACCTGGAAGGGCCCGGCGTACGAGGCTTTCAAGAGCCACGTGGAGGGGCTGGCCAAGCGGATCGGCGGGGTGGTCGACGACGCCCAGGCCCACGGCGGCATCGCGCCCTCGCTGCGGGACGCCGCGGAGCGGCTGCACAGCGCACAGGCGGCCTTCCCCATCCCGCTGTCGTGTGTTAACGACGTCCTGGAGGCCCGCAACGCCGAGCTGACCATCGGCGTCGGGTTCTTCGAGGCGAAGGTCAAGCCGGACTTCATGGGTCTGGTCGACCCCATCACCTCAATGATGGACTGGTTCAACGACAAGACCGATGACGCCGCCAAGGTCTACAACCAGGTCAGCGGCGAGTACCTCGACATCGAGTCCCGGGTCCCGGACTCCACCGGGAGACCGGAAATGAACGAGACGGACCCGTGGGAGAAGCCCAAGCTGGACGATGGCGGCGGCGGTGGGGGCGGGGGCGGCACGCCCGATATCGGTGGCTCCCCCGACATCGGCGGCCTCGGTGACCGTCCCTCGATGGGCGGCGACAACAAGCCTCCCAGCATCGGCTCGACCGGGCTCGGCCCCGGCTCGGGCGGGTCCGGCATCGGCTCGGGGACGCACCCCGACCTCTCCTCGGGTGCCGGTGGCTACCATCCGGGCGCCGGCACGGGCAGCCTGGCCAGCGAGTACGGCAGCGGCCTGGCCGGTGCCGGCAGTGGGCTCGATACGCCGTCCCGCACCGGGCTCGGCGGAGGTGGCGGTGGCCTGCCCGGCACGACCGGGCTGGGCGGTGCGGGCGGCGGACCGGGCACGGGCGGCGGCCTGGGCGCGGGCGGCGGGATGGCCGGCGCCGGTGGAGGTTTCCTCGGCGGCGGTGCCCTTGGCCGGCCCGTTGGCACCGGCGTACCGATGATGGGCGGCGGGATGGCCGGCGGTGGTCGCGGCGGGGCCGGCCGCCCCGGGGCCGGTGGCATGGCCGGGGCCGGGGGCCGGGGCGCGGCCGGCGGTGCCCACGGTGCGAACGCCAGCCAGGACACCTGGCTGCATGAGGACGAGGATGTCTGGGGCAGCGACAGCGGCGGATCGCCGGGCATCCTGCGCTAA
- a CDS encoding carbonic anhydrase, with protein sequence MTSTTPAQALAELYAGNRRFVTGVPRHPNQDAGHRAAVADGQHPFAVIVGCSDSRLAAEIIFDRGLGDLFVVRTAGHTVGPEVLGSVEYAITVLGVPLVLVLGHDSCGAVQAAREAVATGTSPAGHLGAVVEAVVPSLRRAARQGIEDVDGIVDIHIGQTVEALLARSAVLAERVSAGRCGVVGMSYRLSAGEVRTVAEVPAGTPTAAVVDRAASMDPPVRGDRG encoded by the coding sequence GTGACGTCGACCACTCCCGCCCAAGCGCTCGCCGAGCTCTACGCCGGCAACCGGCGCTTCGTCACCGGCGTGCCCCGCCATCCGAATCAGGACGCCGGCCATCGCGCCGCCGTCGCCGACGGCCAGCACCCGTTCGCGGTGATCGTCGGCTGCTCCGACTCCCGCCTCGCCGCCGAGATCATCTTCGACCGCGGCCTCGGTGACCTCTTCGTGGTGCGCACCGCCGGTCACACCGTCGGCCCCGAGGTGCTCGGCAGCGTCGAGTACGCGATCACCGTCCTCGGCGTCCCGCTGGTCCTGGTGCTCGGCCACGACTCCTGCGGGGCGGTGCAGGCCGCGCGCGAGGCGGTCGCCACCGGTACGTCGCCGGCCGGGCACCTCGGCGCGGTGGTGGAGGCCGTCGTGCCCAGCCTGCGCCGGGCCGCCCGGCAGGGCATCGAGGACGTGGACGGGATCGTCGACATCCACATCGGCCAGACCGTGGAGGCGCTGCTGGCCCGGTCCGCCGTGCTCGCCGAGCGGGTGTCCGCCGGCCGGTGCGGGGTGGTCGGCATGTCGTACCGGCTCAGCGCGGGCGAGGTGCGGACGGTGGCCGAGGTGCCGGCCGGCACGCCGACGGCGGCGGTGGTCGACCGGGCCGCGTCGATGGACCCGCCCGTCCGCGGCGATCGCGGCTGA
- the mycP gene encoding type VII secretion-associated serine protease mycosin — MRDSLRPDGTTVSVRTGQRIRSILSGAAVAALLGGALIAPAPATAAPKCGFPGHPAPTERPWALKRLDPAAAWRITRGEKVTVAVIDSGVSPSHPLLRGRVLDGADFNGLTQYNGQCDLAGHGTLVAGIIAGREGTGAPYSGIAPEAKILPVRVLADNKRTFDESLPAEIGKAIDWAVDHGADVINLSLETLDDPALKKAVDHALDKGVILVAAAGNLQENQQDKSAYPAAYPGVIAVAGVGEQGEHVGSSVSGNYVDVAAPGLNIVGPATQGSGYQFRPDGGTSFATAYVSGVAALVRAAHPELTPEEVAYRLTRTADNPPDGHNAQVGYGVVNPYRAVTALLGTRTDPPLGAMPEPVPPADPLAWQRVVAVWVAVVGGLAAGVLLALRPILVRGRQRGWRPGRKPAPQDA; from the coding sequence GTGCGCGACAGCTTGCGGCCGGACGGGACGACGGTGAGCGTCCGTACCGGACAGCGGATCCGGTCCATCCTCAGTGGAGCGGCGGTCGCCGCGCTGCTCGGCGGCGCCCTGATCGCCCCCGCACCCGCCACGGCCGCGCCGAAGTGCGGCTTTCCCGGCCACCCCGCGCCGACCGAGCGGCCGTGGGCGCTGAAGCGGCTGGACCCGGCTGCGGCCTGGCGGATCACCCGGGGCGAGAAGGTCACCGTGGCGGTCATCGACTCCGGCGTCTCGCCCAGCCATCCGTTGCTGCGCGGCCGGGTGCTCGACGGCGCGGACTTCAACGGCCTGACGCAGTACAACGGGCAGTGCGACCTGGCCGGTCACGGCACGCTGGTGGCGGGCATCATCGCCGGCCGGGAGGGCACCGGAGCGCCGTACAGCGGCATCGCCCCCGAGGCGAAGATCCTGCCGGTACGCGTGCTGGCCGACAATAAACGCACCTTCGACGAGTCGCTCCCGGCCGAGATCGGCAAGGCCATCGACTGGGCGGTCGACCACGGGGCCGACGTGATCAACCTGTCCCTGGAAACGCTGGACGACCCGGCGCTGAAGAAGGCCGTCGACCACGCCCTCGACAAGGGGGTGATCCTGGTGGCCGCCGCCGGCAACCTGCAGGAGAACCAGCAGGACAAGTCCGCGTACCCGGCCGCGTACCCGGGGGTCATCGCGGTCGCCGGGGTCGGCGAGCAGGGCGAGCACGTCGGCAGCTCGGTCAGCGGCAACTACGTCGACGTGGCCGCGCCGGGGCTGAACATCGTCGGCCCGGCCACGCAGGGTTCGGGATACCAGTTCAGGCCAGATGGCGGCACCAGCTTCGCCACGGCGTACGTCTCCGGGGTGGCCGCCCTGGTCCGCGCCGCGCACCCCGAGCTCACGCCGGAGGAGGTCGCCTACCGGCTGACCCGGACCGCCGACAACCCGCCCGACGGGCACAACGCGCAGGTCGGGTACGGAGTGGTCAACCCGTACCGGGCGGTGACCGCCCTGCTGGGCACCCGCACCGACCCGCCGCTCGGGGCGATGCCGGAGCCGGTTCCGCCGGCCGACCCGCTGGCCTGGCAGCGGGTGGTAGCGGTCTGGGTGGCCGTGGTGGGTGGGCTGGCGGCCGGCGTCCTGCTGGCGCTGCGGCCGATCCTGGTCCGCGGCCGCCAGCGCGGCTGGCGCCCCGGCCGCAAGCCCGCGCCCCAGGACGCTTGA